In Aquiflexum balticum DSM 16537, a single genomic region encodes these proteins:
- a CDS encoding NAD(P)/FAD-dependent oxidoreductase: MNKPKKRVVIIGNGISGITCARHIRKKDGNAEILVISGETDHFFSRTALMYIYMGHMKYEHTKPYEDWFWEKNNILLKKAWINTIDFERRILKSADEEIGFDILILATGSKPNKFGWVGQDLEGVQGLYSYQDLELMEKNTKGIRNAVVVGGGLIGIEMAEMLRSRNIPVTFLVREESFWDNILPTEESNLVNRHIQEHHIDLRLRTELDEILGDQNGRVKSVRTKNGEILEAQFVGLTAGVSPNIGFLLNSGLKINRGILVDSYFKTNVEDVYAIGDCAEFYNAPSADRKNIEQVWYTGRMHGETLAYNLTSSDAVPYKPGVWFNSAKFLDIEYQTYGQVPPYWDESMSSFYWEDKGGKACLRILFTKADKSILGVNGFGWRLRHEFFDKAISEKWQLEKVILNLHKANFNTEFHKNFHELVLNQYNQQFGKKLALKKSSFLQKILGSRA, translated from the coding sequence ATGAATAAGCCCAAAAAAAGAGTTGTTATCATTGGAAATGGGATTTCTGGAATTACCTGTGCCCGGCACATTAGAAAGAAAGATGGAAATGCTGAAATTCTGGTTATCTCGGGTGAAACTGATCATTTCTTCTCCCGCACGGCACTCATGTATATTTACATGGGACATATGAAATACGAACATACCAAACCTTACGAAGACTGGTTTTGGGAGAAGAATAATATCCTTCTGAAAAAAGCATGGATAAATACGATTGACTTTGAAAGAAGGATTTTAAAATCTGCCGATGAAGAGATCGGTTTTGATATTCTGATTCTGGCTACAGGTTCCAAACCCAATAAATTTGGATGGGTAGGCCAGGATTTGGAAGGGGTTCAGGGACTATATTCTTACCAGGATTTGGAATTGATGGAAAAGAATACCAAAGGGATAAGAAATGCGGTTGTAGTTGGTGGTGGCCTGATAGGTATTGAAATGGCAGAAATGCTGAGGTCAAGAAATATTCCTGTCACATTTTTGGTAAGGGAAGAAAGTTTCTGGGATAATATACTTCCAACTGAAGAGTCCAATTTGGTCAACAGGCATATCCAAGAACATCATATTGACTTAAGACTCCGAACAGAATTAGATGAAATCCTTGGTGATCAAAATGGACGGGTAAAATCCGTGAGGACGAAAAACGGTGAAATCCTGGAGGCACAATTTGTTGGGTTGACCGCAGGTGTGAGTCCCAATATTGGATTTCTTTTAAACAGTGGTTTAAAAATCAATAGAGGGATTTTGGTTGATTCCTATTTTAAGACAAATGTAGAAGATGTCTATGCGATTGGGGATTGTGCGGAGTTTTATAATGCGCCGTCGGCCGACCGAAAGAATATAGAGCAAGTGTGGTATACCGGTAGAATGCATGGAGAGACCTTGGCGTATAATCTTACTTCAAGCGATGCTGTACCCTATAAACCCGGTGTTTGGTTTAATTCGGCAAAATTTCTGGATATTGAGTATCAAACTTATGGACAAGTACCCCCGTATTGGGACGAATCCATGTCAAGCTTTTATTGGGAAGATAAAGGAGGTAAGGCTTGTTTGAGGATACTTTTCACCAAAGCGGACAAAAGTATTTTAGGGGTTAATGGATTTGGATGGCGGTTACGTCATGAATTTTTTGACAAAGCAATAAGCGAAAAATGGCAATTGGAGAAAGTTATTTTAAACCTGCACAAAGCAAACTTTAATACTGAATTTCACAAAAATTTCCATGAATTGGTCTTAAATCAATATAACCAACAATTCGGTAAAAAACTGGCATTGAAAAAATCTTCCTTTTTACAAAAAATTCTAGGATCAAGGGCATGA
- a CDS encoding polysaccharide deacetylase family protein gives MKKPVEWLIKIIGFVIWHSAWIQHILIYLSGNRFRILYYHLVADEIPDYYFKNKGISVTDFKRQVKFYKKFYKFISLDEAIRLHDSGSNLKGYICLTTDDGFKQNYTTIAQILFEENIPATFFILPEMVDNKKLMWRNKLAVIQNSLTSLDSRILMHSFAKQNNLSLPKKNEKILSWTKRVFSMKDIEWLSDEFWKLAGMPDLNQYMEDNKPYLSKEQMLKLQEMGFSFGSHTLSHPYCNKLDFSELEHEIGGSVRLLSEILNSNINHFAYPFGVRPNPDLERKLIDGNLFGIVSLSGISNRLDNSNPLKWERDQQETGIYFAMFRFFVLPFFRKFIRKK, from the coding sequence ATGAAAAAACCTGTGGAATGGCTTATTAAGATAATCGGATTTGTAATCTGGCATTCAGCCTGGATACAACACATTTTAATTTATCTATCCGGTAACCGATTCAGGATTTTATATTATCATTTGGTGGCTGATGAAATACCTGATTATTACTTCAAAAACAAGGGTATTTCAGTAACGGATTTTAAACGGCAGGTTAAATTTTATAAAAAATTCTATAAATTCATCTCATTGGATGAGGCTATCCGTTTGCATGATTCCGGAAGTAACTTAAAAGGGTACATTTGTCTGACAACCGATGACGGGTTTAAGCAAAATTACACAACTATTGCTCAAATACTTTTTGAAGAGAATATTCCTGCTACGTTTTTCATTCTTCCTGAAATGGTAGATAATAAAAAACTCATGTGGAGAAATAAATTGGCAGTTATTCAAAATTCACTCACCTCTTTAGATTCCCGCATTTTAATGCATTCATTTGCCAAACAAAATAACCTATCACTACCCAAAAAAAATGAGAAAATACTAAGCTGGACCAAAAGGGTTTTTAGCATGAAAGATATAGAGTGGCTTTCCGATGAATTTTGGAAATTGGCGGGCATGCCGGACTTGAACCAATACATGGAAGACAATAAGCCTTACTTATCAAAGGAACAAATGTTGAAGCTACAGGAGATGGGGTTTTCTTTTGGTTCCCATACGCTTTCTCACCCTTATTGCAATAAACTTGATTTTTCAGAACTTGAACATGAAATCGGGGGTTCAGTTCGACTTCTTTCAGAAATCCTGAATTCAAATATCAATCATTTTGCATATCCATTTGGAGTGAGGCCAAATCCGGATTTGGAAAGAAAACTTATTGATGGGAACTTATTTGGTATTGTTTCACTATCCGGTATTTCAAATCGGTTGGATAACAGTAACCCTCTGAAATGGGAAAGAGACCAGCAGGAAACAGGTATTTATTTTGCTATGTTTCGTTTTTTTGTGCTGCCTTTCTTTCGGAAATTCATCAGAAAAAAATAG
- a CDS encoding HAD-IIIC family phosphatase, protein MFQTEWAHRQKFLEKEPPAPNFINSTFSAKIDTIKSVQVTRWEEHCLECSPPACYKTCPMYLKRKDNRCMNFHYGMIQNKDFNGQFGYGVDLRFRKWGKLETKLHAKNVSIKQHKSLQNFDKGLTRSIAGISGVFGPKAVNFASRSGYFVMRSLAKNTAAQVEYISFDEFVIECYSFEDDSYNLILEYWKDNEISFKDSVVIKPGQNLHTISSSKMRLKNNGIFRIFPENDKQARIVFQWLDFITYFIESKQVGTQAIKPSEKVKCIAWDLDNTLWDGILIERISDKMVIKPDSLRLIEALDERGILQTIVSKNDHDEAFEMLKKLGLQEYFLHPAINWGQKSENLKTIASKLNINIDTFALIDDSDFERNEVSENLPQVRVYKDTEINDLLSYNELDVIVSEETRNRRQMYQKEIERSEILASYSNDYDKFLRSCMLEIELFVPHLEAEIIRCYELIQRTNQLNLSTNRYAEKDFRSMLQNPYHKCISFSCRDKFGTYGIVGYVTIQEETESILIKDFVLSCRVAQKYVERTVIKWISDVYGISGRDKVYALYKPTERNYKLRDEFISAGFKINGTESDSSIIMIYEKPETNEISGIVKIIDKVFQT, encoded by the coding sequence ATGTTTCAAACCGAATGGGCGCATCGGCAAAAATTCCTTGAAAAAGAGCCTCCTGCGCCAAACTTTATAAATTCAACTTTCTCGGCCAAGATAGATACTATTAAGTCAGTTCAGGTGACTCGGTGGGAAGAACATTGCCTTGAATGTAGTCCGCCTGCATGTTATAAAACCTGTCCGATGTACCTTAAGCGAAAGGACAACAGGTGCATGAATTTTCATTATGGAATGATTCAAAATAAGGATTTCAATGGCCAATTTGGCTACGGTGTTGATTTGCGTTTTAGAAAATGGGGTAAGCTAGAAACTAAGCTGCATGCCAAAAATGTTTCGATTAAGCAACATAAATCGTTGCAAAATTTTGATAAAGGTTTAACTCGTTCAATTGCTGGAATTTCTGGTGTTTTTGGCCCAAAAGCTGTGAATTTTGCTAGTAGATCTGGTTATTTTGTTATGCGAAGTTTAGCCAAAAATACCGCTGCTCAAGTTGAATATATTTCATTTGATGAATTTGTTATTGAATGTTATTCGTTTGAAGACGATTCATATAATCTCATATTGGAATATTGGAAGGATAATGAAATTTCATTTAAAGACTCTGTTGTTATTAAGCCTGGACAAAATCTGCATACAATTTCATCAAGTAAAATGAGATTAAAAAATAACGGCATTTTCAGGATTTTCCCTGAAAATGATAAACAGGCAAGGATCGTATTTCAATGGTTAGATTTTATCACATATTTTATTGAAAGCAAACAAGTCGGTACTCAAGCAATAAAACCATCTGAGAAAGTTAAATGTATCGCATGGGATCTAGACAATACGCTTTGGGACGGCATATTAATTGAAAGAATTAGTGACAAAATGGTTATAAAACCTGATTCTTTAAGACTGATTGAAGCACTAGACGAAAGAGGTATCCTTCAAACAATCGTTAGTAAAAATGACCATGACGAAGCATTTGAAATGCTAAAAAAACTCGGTTTACAAGAATATTTTCTTCATCCAGCAATAAATTGGGGTCAAAAAAGCGAAAACCTAAAGACAATAGCTTCTAAACTCAATATCAACATAGATACTTTTGCATTGATAGACGATTCGGATTTTGAGAGAAATGAGGTATCTGAAAACCTGCCACAGGTTCGGGTTTATAAAGATACAGAGATCAACGACTTACTTAGCTATAATGAACTAGATGTAATTGTATCAGAGGAGACACGTAATCGTAGGCAAATGTATCAGAAAGAAATAGAAAGGTCTGAAATTCTGGCATCCTATAGCAATGATTATGATAAATTCCTTAGATCCTGCATGCTTGAAATAGAATTGTTTGTTCCCCATCTCGAGGCGGAAATTATCCGGTGTTACGAGCTAATTCAGAGAACAAATCAATTAAACTTATCCACAAATAGGTATGCAGAAAAAGATTTCAGATCAATGTTACAAAACCCATACCACAAATGTATTTCCTTTAGTTGTCGAGACAAATTCGGTACATATGGGATTGTTGGATATGTGACAATTCAGGAAGAAACTGAATCTATTCTGATAAAAGACTTCGTTCTATCTTGCAGGGTTGCCCAAAAATACGTTGAAAGGACAGTAATAAAATGGATTTCTGATGTTTACGGAATATCCGGTCGGGATAAAGTATACGCTTTATACAAACCGACTGAACGAAATTATAAGTTGAGAGATGAATTTATTTCTGCCGGTTTTAAAATCAATGGAACAGAATCTGATTCGTCAATTATTATGATATACGAAAAACCTGAAACAAATGAAATTTCAGGCATTGTTAAAATTATTGACAAGGTATTTCAAACTTAA
- a CDS encoding glycosyltransferase family 2 protein codes for MPKSESTRHPSNFTIDVLIPAFNEENSVGKVIRDIPPFVRNIIVVNNNSHDDTKMVAEAAGAIVLDEPQKGYGKACLTGMDFIRNLKQQPDILVFLDADYSDYPEQMSEVIRPIIEDGYDMVIGSRALGKRERGSMTLPQVFGNWLSTTLMRWIYKVDYTDLGPFRAIRWEKLKALGMVDENYGWTIEMQIKAAKLGLKSTEVPVDYRKRIGVSKVSGTVKGVFGAGWKILWTVWRYR; via the coding sequence ATGCCCAAATCAGAATCAACCCGTCACCCTTCCAACTTCACCATAGACGTCCTTATCCCGGCCTTTAATGAAGAAAATTCAGTAGGAAAGGTAATCAGGGATATTCCGCCTTTTGTCAGGAACATTATTGTGGTAAATAACAACTCCCATGATGATACTAAAATGGTGGCTGAAGCAGCGGGTGCAATTGTTTTGGATGAACCGCAGAAAGGTTATGGCAAAGCCTGCCTTACTGGGATGGATTTTATCAGAAATTTAAAACAGCAACCCGATATTTTGGTGTTTTTGGATGCAGACTATTCAGATTATCCCGAGCAAATGTCCGAAGTCATACGGCCCATAATCGAAGATGGCTATGATATGGTGATTGGTTCCAGGGCTTTGGGAAAAAGAGAGCGGGGCTCAATGACTTTACCGCAAGTATTCGGAAACTGGCTTTCGACAACTTTGATGAGATGGATATACAAGGTGGATTACACGGACTTGGGTCCATTCAGGGCAATCCGTTGGGAGAAGTTGAAAGCCCTTGGAATGGTGGATGAAAATTATGGTTGGACCATCGAGATGCAGATCAAAGCTGCTAAATTAGGACTCAAATCCACCGAAGTGCCTGTGGATTACCGTAAAAGGATAGGGGTCAGTAAAGTCAGTGGTACGGTCAAAGGGGTTTTTGGGGCGGGGTGGAAGATTTTGTGGACGGTGTGGAGGTATAGGTAG
- a CDS encoding cellulose synthase family protein gives MYLIYFFLLIYVLAMLFVLVYSFAQAHLLYHFFRFKNKPNQTADQNPDKLPIVTVQLPVYNELYVVERLIDAVAKFNYPTEKLEIQLLDDSTDETAEIIKSSIKKYPEINFQYIHRKLRTGFKAGALREGLKEAKGEFIAIFDADFVPDPDFLIKTVGHFSNEKVGMVQTRWTHLNENYSLLTRLQAFALDAHFMVEQMGRNEQKVFINFNGTGGIWRKSCILDAGNWQDDTLTEDLDLSYRAQQKGWEFVYRPDIKSPAELPPVMSAIKSQQFRWTKGGAECATKHLGDVLRKPFGFKVKFHATAHLLNAVIFIAVLLVSLSSIPVWWAFYRGMIPENYFQGAAVFLVGFVIIALVYFVANLSLVNYSWRGVGRFLWELPLFLSVSMGLALHNSQAVWEGLSGKKSPFIRTPKYNLSKENKNWSKNVYNSWKIPLTTYLEGILALVFIAMVIISVQTKTYEMLVFHSMLAVGYGLVSWESFRGSRVG, from the coding sequence ATGTATCTCATTTATTTCTTTCTGTTAATTTATGTTCTGGCAATGCTGTTTGTATTGGTTTACAGCTTTGCTCAAGCTCATTTATTATATCACTTTTTTAGATTTAAAAATAAACCTAATCAAACGGCTGATCAAAATCCGGATAAATTGCCAATTGTCACCGTTCAATTACCAGTCTATAATGAGCTGTATGTGGTGGAACGGTTGATCGATGCGGTTGCTAAATTCAATTATCCCACGGAAAAACTAGAGATTCAATTGCTGGATGACAGTACTGACGAAACTGCTGAGATAATTAAAAGCAGCATTAAAAAATATCCCGAAATTAATTTCCAATATATCCATCGAAAGCTTAGAACAGGTTTTAAGGCCGGAGCTTTGCGGGAAGGTTTGAAAGAGGCGAAGGGAGAATTTATAGCCATTTTTGATGCGGATTTTGTACCTGATCCTGATTTTTTGATCAAGACAGTGGGGCATTTCTCCAATGAAAAAGTGGGCATGGTGCAAACGAGGTGGACTCATTTAAACGAAAATTATTCTTTATTGACCCGCCTTCAGGCATTTGCCTTGGATGCTCATTTTATGGTAGAACAAATGGGCAGGAATGAGCAAAAGGTATTTATCAATTTCAATGGCACTGGAGGTATTTGGAGGAAAAGCTGCATCCTTGATGCCGGTAATTGGCAGGATGACACGCTTACTGAAGATTTGGATTTGAGTTACAGGGCCCAACAAAAAGGTTGGGAGTTTGTGTACAGACCTGATATCAAATCACCCGCTGAGTTACCGCCGGTGATGTCCGCCATCAAATCTCAGCAGTTTCGTTGGACCAAAGGGGGTGCAGAGTGTGCCACCAAACATTTGGGGGATGTATTGCGAAAGCCCTTTGGATTCAAAGTCAAGTTTCATGCTACAGCCCATTTGTTGAATGCGGTAATTTTCATTGCGGTACTTTTGGTGAGTCTCAGTTCTATCCCTGTATGGTGGGCCTTTTACAGAGGAATGATCCCTGAAAATTATTTTCAGGGGGCTGCTGTATTTTTGGTTGGTTTTGTGATTATTGCTTTGGTATACTTTGTTGCCAATTTGAGTTTGGTGAATTACAGTTGGCGAGGAGTAGGGAGGTTTCTCTGGGAGTTGCCCTTGTTCCTATCTGTATCCATGGGTCTTGCTTTGCACAATTCCCAAGCAGTTTGGGAAGGTTTGAGTGGCAAGAAATCACCCTTTATCAGAACCCCAAAGTATAACCTATCTAAGGAAAATAAGAACTGGAGCAAAAATGTTTACAATTCATGGAAAATCCCTTTAACCACCTATTTGGAAGGGATATTGGCTTTGGTATTTATAGCAATGGTTATTATTTCCGTTCAGACGAAGACTTATGAAATGTTGGTTTTTCATTCCATGTTGGCGGTAGGATATGGTTTGGTCAGTTGGGAGTCTTTTAGGGGAAGTAGGGTGGGGTAG
- a CDS encoding IS4 family transposase, whose translation MAKNTNLAGQPVICQLLSFLPRQIVDFCVSEHLSDRYYKTMTTWKQLVFMLYGVVTKCHSLNSLCKNLLFLEDRLTYLGIDKLPAVSTLSDANINRNSTVFESIYQQLLEHYKEELSPVECSFLAGQVDTGKVIIVDSSTISLFVDVFKGAGRNPMTGKKKGGLKIHAKMPLGGFVPALIHITEAACNDKSFLGQLEAEKGAIYVFDKGYVNYQKWKEWTEKGAYFVTRLNDNADYLVLEGQPNHISEYADGGVVSDQIIMLNPTKDPLKARLIIYKDPVSGKVLEFVSNMFDYSDSTVILLYKYRWNIEILFKQLKQNFELGYFYSDSMEGIKTQVWIALIANLLFSVIHRQCREAEQFVTIVNMAAINMCSYISLIKLVRSGRLSSLDRDLKIVQFELFSLNKGGLFQNSKNSP comes from the coding sequence ATGGCCAAAAATACAAATCTTGCGGGTCAACCGGTAATTTGTCAGCTACTTTCTTTTCTTCCCCGTCAAATTGTTGACTTCTGTGTGTCTGAGCACCTGAGTGACAGGTATTATAAGACCATGACCACATGGAAGCAACTTGTCTTTATGCTCTATGGTGTCGTCACCAAATGTCATTCACTTAACAGTCTTTGTAAAAACCTTCTATTCCTCGAAGACCGGCTAACATATCTTGGTATAGATAAACTTCCTGCGGTCAGTACGCTCAGTGATGCCAATATCAACCGGAACAGTACAGTGTTTGAATCGATTTATCAGCAACTTCTGGAACATTATAAAGAAGAGTTGAGCCCCGTTGAATGTAGCTTTCTGGCCGGGCAAGTGGATACAGGAAAAGTTATAATCGTTGATTCTTCAACAATTTCGCTGTTCGTGGATGTATTCAAAGGTGCCGGACGCAATCCGATGACAGGCAAAAAGAAAGGAGGGCTTAAAATACATGCCAAAATGCCGTTGGGCGGTTTCGTGCCCGCCCTGATACATATTACAGAAGCGGCATGCAACGATAAATCTTTTCTCGGACAGCTTGAAGCTGAAAAAGGAGCAATTTATGTCTTTGACAAAGGGTATGTCAATTATCAAAAATGGAAAGAATGGACCGAAAAAGGAGCCTATTTTGTAACCCGGCTCAATGACAATGCAGATTACCTGGTTCTGGAAGGACAGCCAAACCACATCAGTGAATATGCTGATGGAGGGGTAGTTTCCGATCAGATAATCATGCTCAACCCAACAAAAGACCCTTTAAAGGCAAGATTGATCATTTACAAAGACCCGGTCAGCGGTAAGGTACTGGAGTTTGTATCCAATATGTTTGACTACAGTGACAGTACAGTCATTCTGCTTTACAAATACAGATGGAACATTGAGATTCTGTTCAAACAGCTGAAACAAAACTTTGAACTGGGATATTTTTACTCGGACAGCATGGAGGGAATCAAAACGCAGGTGTGGATAGCTCTGATAGCCAATTTGTTGTTTTCGGTAATTCACAGGCAGTGCAGAGAAGCTGAACAGTTTGTAACCATCGTAAACATGGCAGCAATAAACATGTGCTCCTACATTTCGCTGATAAAGCTTGTCAGATCAGGTAGATTATCCAGTCTGGACAGGGATCTGAAAATAGTACAATTTGAATTGTTCAGTTTAAATAAGGGGGGTCTTTTTCAAAATTCAAAAAATTCCCCTTAA
- a CDS encoding 4Fe-4S binding protein: MKNIQKVGLILFVLGFIAFSMLPFFGSYFLDKETVQREVKSIHQEVMVDILSPMYGKEYSSNFEFISDFNKYFDAFNDRLKSEQDWDNVIWDNYVFPLTKAASKGPLVEEPYYYLAITIGLAVVGGLIYILPLYRNEPEGIKNNGIFFSSMKSRGLLGIIIGTWLILFYVILYWFPEYLTNLVLMVDPLSIALSGNPASQWFLYGLIYTLAILVMGIRMFRKYRGNNYQTIRTVSVMFFQLAFAFLIPEILVLLNMPWHDFKNIWPLDYSFFYEYRIDGMLSSGALGMFMLVWGIILIVLGVPLFTYFYGKRWYCSWVCGCGGLAETLGDPYRQLSDKSLKAWKIERYMVHGVLVFAVVMTAVTIVNYFMEFGLLGQATDQLHSIYGFMIGSAFAGVIGTGFYPFMGNRVWCRFGCPLAAYLGIVQRFKSRFRITTNGGQCISCGNCSTYCEMGIDVRWYAQRGQNIVRASCVGCGVCSAVCPRGVLKLENGEEAGRLNEMPIIIGNKSISLKS, encoded by the coding sequence ATGAAAAATATTCAAAAAGTAGGACTGATTTTATTTGTTTTGGGTTTTATAGCCTTTAGCATGTTACCTTTTTTTGGAAGTTATTTTTTGGATAAAGAGACTGTTCAGCGTGAAGTAAAAAGCATCCATCAAGAGGTAATGGTAGATATTCTTTCGCCCATGTATGGAAAGGAATATTCCTCAAATTTTGAGTTTATTTCAGATTTCAATAAATATTTTGATGCTTTTAATGATCGTCTCAAGTCCGAACAGGATTGGGATAATGTGATTTGGGATAACTATGTCTTTCCATTGACTAAAGCAGCTTCAAAAGGACCTTTGGTTGAAGAACCATATTATTACTTGGCCATTACGATTGGTTTGGCAGTTGTGGGCGGATTGATTTACATATTGCCTTTGTACCGGAATGAACCGGAAGGCATCAAAAACAATGGTATATTTTTTTCCTCCATGAAATCAAGGGGGCTTTTGGGGATCATCATTGGGACCTGGTTGATTTTATTTTATGTGATTTTGTATTGGTTTCCTGAGTATCTTACCAATCTGGTTTTGATGGTAGACCCGCTGAGTATAGCGCTTTCAGGCAATCCTGCGAGTCAATGGTTTTTATATGGACTGATTTATACCCTTGCTATTCTGGTAATGGGGATCAGAATGTTCCGAAAATACCGAGGAAATAACTATCAGACTATCCGGACTGTCTCGGTCATGTTTTTTCAATTGGCCTTTGCCTTTTTGATTCCGGAGATTTTGGTATTATTGAATATGCCCTGGCATGATTTTAAGAATATCTGGCCCTTGGATTATTCATTTTTCTATGAGTATAGGATAGATGGGATGCTGAGTTCAGGCGCTCTGGGTATGTTTATGTTAGTTTGGGGAATCATTTTGATTGTACTGGGCGTTCCATTATTTACTTATTTCTATGGGAAAAGATGGTATTGTTCTTGGGTTTGCGGTTGTGGAGGTTTAGCTGAGACTTTGGGGGATCCTTACAGGCAATTGTCCGATAAATCCCTAAAGGCTTGGAAAATTGAAAGGTATATGGTCCATGGAGTTTTGGTTTTTGCGGTTGTTATGACCGCTGTGACTATTGTGAATTACTTTATGGAATTTGGACTATTGGGTCAGGCCACAGATCAGCTGCACTCCATTTATGGTTTTATGATAGGCTCGGCTTTTGCAGGGGTTATCGGAACTGGGTTTTATCCTTTTATGGGTAACCGGGTATGGTGCAGATTTGGCTGTCCTTTGGCAGCCTACTTGGGTATTGTCCAAAGATTCAAGTCTAGGTTCAGGATTACTACCAATGGGGGTCAATGCATATCCTGTGGTAATTGTTCCACCTATTGTGAAATGGGGATAGATGTTAGATGGTATGCTCAAAGAGGACAAAATATAGTACGGGCTTCCTGTGTAGGCTGTGGGGTTTGCTCTGCAGTATGTCCAAGAGGAGTCCTGAAACTTGAAAATGGAGAAGAAGCGGGAAGACTCAATGAAATGCCGATCATTATAGGAAACAAATCCATCAGCCTTAAATCTTAA
- a CDS encoding DUF547 domain-containing protein has translation MKIFITLMFVFSFLSCQGSDLGQKNSNPPDHQIFDELLKKHVSKDGVVNYKGFISDKEKFEKYLDLLSNNAPDRSTWSNDEQLAYWINAYNAFTVKLIVDNYPVASIQDLHPKIKIPLVNTVWHIKFFKIGGEEASLDEIEHKILRKEFDEPRIHFAINCASFSCPPLLNEAFFPDKLEDQLNKVAKSFINDPKRNLIRQEKAELSQIFSWFKGDFTKKGSLIDYINQYSVIKIKSNAKISYLNYDWSLNE, from the coding sequence ATGAAAATATTTATAACCTTAATGTTTGTCTTTTCTTTTTTGTCCTGTCAGGGGTCTGACTTGGGTCAAAAAAATTCAAACCCACCTGATCATCAGATTTTCGATGAATTGCTGAAAAAACATGTCAGCAAGGATGGTGTAGTTAATTATAAGGGATTTATCAGTGATAAGGAAAAGTTCGAAAAGTACTTGGACCTTTTGAGCAACAATGCGCCTGATAGGAGTACTTGGAGTAATGACGAACAATTGGCCTATTGGATAAATGCGTATAATGCGTTTACTGTTAAATTAATTGTAGATAATTATCCGGTAGCAAGTATTCAGGACCTGCATCCCAAAATCAAAATACCTTTGGTAAATACAGTCTGGCATATCAAATTCTTTAAAATAGGAGGGGAAGAGGCCAGTTTAGATGAGATTGAGCACAAAATTCTGAGAAAAGAATTTGATGAGCCCCGAATTCATTTTGCCATTAACTGCGCGTCTTTTTCCTGTCCTCCGCTTTTGAATGAAGCCTTTTTCCCTGATAAATTAGAAGATCAATTGAATAAGGTTGCCAAATCATTTATCAACGATCCCAAGAGAAATTTAATCCGACAGGAAAAGGCTGAGTTATCCCAGATTTTTTCATGGTTTAAAGGTGATTTCACTAAAAAGGGAAGTTTAATTGATTATATTAACCAATATTCTGTAATTAAAATCAAATCAAACGCTAAAATATCCTACCTAAATTACGACTGGTCACTTAATGAATAA
- a CDS encoding rhodanese-like domain-containing protein: MFLSISSASFGQSAAYKTLLKGYYDKDFPIVYPYQNEIVEKALFLDTREKEEFEVSHLQGAKWVGYETFSLESLQDIPKDETIVVYCSIGARSQDIGKKLKSAGYKEVYNLYGGIFHWVNEDYPVYKNEEETDEVHAFSKIWGIWLEKGKKVY, from the coding sequence TTGTTCCTATCAATCAGCTCAGCATCCTTTGGACAAAGTGCTGCTTATAAAACCCTACTTAAAGGATACTATGATAAGGATTTCCCGATTGTTTATCCTTATCAAAATGAGATAGTTGAAAAGGCTCTGTTTTTGGATACCCGTGAAAAAGAGGAATTTGAAGTAAGCCATCTTCAAGGAGCGAAATGGGTCGGTTATGAAACTTTTTCATTGGAAAGCCTTCAGGATATTCCAAAAGATGAAACTATTGTTGTTTACTGCTCTATCGGTGCGAGAAGTCAGGATATAGGGAAAAAGCTGAAATCTGCCGGTTACAAAGAAGTCTATAATTTGTATGGGGGGATTTTTCATTGGGTAAATGAAGATTATCCGGTATATAAAAATGAAGAGGAAACAGATGAAGTTCATGCTTTTAGTAAAATATGGGGTATTTGGCTTGAAAAAGGAAAGAAGGTATATTGA